In Musa acuminata AAA Group cultivar baxijiao chromosome BXJ2-10, Cavendish_Baxijiao_AAA, whole genome shotgun sequence, a genomic segment contains:
- the LOC103969731 gene encoding uncharacterized WD repeat-containing protein C2A9.03 isoform X1: MGDAKDDVDAEFQERGVNEADSDDEVYDQYNGKVTDISAAQTRKGKDIQGIPWDRLNFSREDYRRTRLEQYKNYENVQNSGVESEKDCKPTEKEGVYYDFRRNSRSVRSTILHFQLRNLVWATSKHDVYLMSHYSLVHWSAVTRNKYEVLNLAGHVAPRQKHPGNLTEGFSQTQVSTLAVKDKLLVAGGFQGEIICKYLDREGISFCCRATYDDNAITNAIEIYNSSSGALHFMASNNDSGVRDFDMEKFQLCKHFHFDWPVNHTSLSPDGKLLVVVGDNPEGALIDSCTGKTVQILRGHLDFSFASAWNPDGYTIATGNQDKTCRVWDVRNLSKSLAVLRGNLGAIRSIRFTSDGQFMAMAEPADFVHIFYVRSGYKERQELDFFGEISGISFSPDAEALFIGVWDRSYGSLLQYNRIHNFSYLDLLL, from the exons ATGGGCGATGCAAAGGATGATGTGGATGCAGAGTTTCAAGAAAGAGGGGTGAATGAAGCAGATTCTGACGATGAAGTATATGATCAATAT AATGGCAAGGTAACTGATATTTCAGCAGCTCaaacaagaaaaggaaaagatatcCAAGGAATACCATGGGATAGGCTAAACTTTTCAAGGGAGGACTATAGGCGAACTAGACTAGAACAGTACAAAAATTATGAGAATGTTCAAAATTCTGGAGTAGAATCAGAGAAG GATTGCAAGCCAACAGAGAAAGAGGGTGTATATTATGATTTCAGGAGAAATTCGAGATCAGTGAGATCAACTATTCTTCATTTCCAG CTAAGGAATTTGGTTTGGGCTACTTCCAAGCATGATGTCTACTTGATGTCACACTATTCTTTGGTTCATTGGTCAGCTGTAACTCGTAATAAATATGAAGTTCTGAATCTTGCAGGGCATGTGGCACCACGTCAG AAACACCCAGGAAATTTAACTGAAGGATTTTCTCAGACTCAAGTTAGTACATTAGCAGTAAAGGACAAGTTGCTAGTAGCAGGTGGATTCCAAGGAGAAATTATTTGTAAA TATTTAGATCGAGAGGGAATAAGCTTTTGTTGCCGGGCAACATATGATGACAATGCAATCACAAATGCCATTGAGATATATAACAGTTCCAG cgGTGCTCTTCACTTCATGGCTTCAAATAACGACTCTGGAGTTCGAGACTTTGACATGGAGAAGTTCCAGCTTTGCAAGCATTTTCACTTCGATTGGCCGGTTAAT CATACATCTCTTAGTCCTGATGGAAAACTTCTTGTTGTCGTCGGAGACAACCCTGAGGGTGCATTGATTGATTCTTGTACAGGAAAG ACTGTCCAGATCTTACGAGGCCACCTGGACTTCTCCTTCGCATCAGCATGGAATCCAGATGGCTATACGATAGCCACTGGTAACCAAGACAAGACCTGCCGTGTTTGGGATGTTAGGAATCTCTCCAAATCTCTTGCTGTATTGAGAGGCAATCTTGGTGCAATAAGATCAATCCGCTTCACCTCTGATGGTCAGTTTATGGCAATGGCTGAGCCTGCAGACTTTGTTCACATTTTTTATGTAAGAAGCGGGTACAAAGAGCGACAAGAACTGGACTTCTTTGGTGAGATCTCCGGTATATCATTCAGTCCAGATGCAGAGGCTCTCTTTATAGGTGTATGGGATCGCAGCTATGGTAGTCTCCTACAATACAACCGCATTCATAATTTCTCATACCTCGATTTACTCCTTTGA
- the LOC103969731 gene encoding uncharacterized WD repeat-containing protein C2A9.03 isoform X2, with the protein MGDAKDDVDAEFQERGVNEADSDDEVYDQYDCKPTEKEGVYYDFRRNSRSVRSTILHFQLRNLVWATSKHDVYLMSHYSLVHWSAVTRNKYEVLNLAGHVAPRQKHPGNLTEGFSQTQVSTLAVKDKLLVAGGFQGEIICKYLDREGISFCCRATYDDNAITNAIEIYNSSSGALHFMASNNDSGVRDFDMEKFQLCKHFHFDWPVNHTSLSPDGKLLVVVGDNPEGALIDSCTGKTVQILRGHLDFSFASAWNPDGYTIATGNQDKTCRVWDVRNLSKSLAVLRGNLGAIRSIRFTSDGQFMAMAEPADFVHIFYVRSGYKERQELDFFGEISGISFSPDAEALFIGVWDRSYGSLLQYNRIHNFSYLDLLL; encoded by the exons ATGGGCGATGCAAAGGATGATGTGGATGCAGAGTTTCAAGAAAGAGGGGTGAATGAAGCAGATTCTGACGATGAAGTATATGATCAATAT GATTGCAAGCCAACAGAGAAAGAGGGTGTATATTATGATTTCAGGAGAAATTCGAGATCAGTGAGATCAACTATTCTTCATTTCCAG CTAAGGAATTTGGTTTGGGCTACTTCCAAGCATGATGTCTACTTGATGTCACACTATTCTTTGGTTCATTGGTCAGCTGTAACTCGTAATAAATATGAAGTTCTGAATCTTGCAGGGCATGTGGCACCACGTCAG AAACACCCAGGAAATTTAACTGAAGGATTTTCTCAGACTCAAGTTAGTACATTAGCAGTAAAGGACAAGTTGCTAGTAGCAGGTGGATTCCAAGGAGAAATTATTTGTAAA TATTTAGATCGAGAGGGAATAAGCTTTTGTTGCCGGGCAACATATGATGACAATGCAATCACAAATGCCATTGAGATATATAACAGTTCCAG cgGTGCTCTTCACTTCATGGCTTCAAATAACGACTCTGGAGTTCGAGACTTTGACATGGAGAAGTTCCAGCTTTGCAAGCATTTTCACTTCGATTGGCCGGTTAAT CATACATCTCTTAGTCCTGATGGAAAACTTCTTGTTGTCGTCGGAGACAACCCTGAGGGTGCATTGATTGATTCTTGTACAGGAAAG ACTGTCCAGATCTTACGAGGCCACCTGGACTTCTCCTTCGCATCAGCATGGAATCCAGATGGCTATACGATAGCCACTGGTAACCAAGACAAGACCTGCCGTGTTTGGGATGTTAGGAATCTCTCCAAATCTCTTGCTGTATTGAGAGGCAATCTTGGTGCAATAAGATCAATCCGCTTCACCTCTGATGGTCAGTTTATGGCAATGGCTGAGCCTGCAGACTTTGTTCACATTTTTTATGTAAGAAGCGGGTACAAAGAGCGACAAGAACTGGACTTCTTTGGTGAGATCTCCGGTATATCATTCAGTCCAGATGCAGAGGCTCTCTTTATAGGTGTATGGGATCGCAGCTATGGTAGTCTCCTACAATACAACCGCATTCATAATTTCTCATACCTCGATTTACTCCTTTGA
- the LOC135625975 gene encoding zinc finger protein ZAT9-like: protein MAARLMEGGSHHMTWDAAVTAEEQAPEELTKNTLRLRIKCPKTGDEDRETAAQEAVSPSGDSGVIADQSTGGADGELAGDEHANAESASDVKEAVDEGCGSFKRKHANRRAVVPTCPECGKTFPSDKSLFGHLRCHPERDYRGVNPPPGARKKPQPDAYSSIARVPPTTKWSTARRGRKGTAGDRDDDAIAADTLLLLADGKPQRPETTITTEVEDTDTKQIAGTRFAGTDGIGWDQKSDDMDAGSYGNELISSSKRTKKRRIKELELVNGSGTSARFRRYQCSVCFKTFSSHQALGGHRASHNKKKSNPEEAAAIPNEKEGSNTKQGEDLIHGNGAVIKAEMAEHRCTNCNLTFRSGQALGGHKRRHFNELQHRAPSSSPHSSEIDKGAKRGLFDFDLNEVPEP, encoded by the coding sequence ATGGCAGCTCGTCTCATGGAAGGTGGAAGCCACCATATGACCTGGGATGCTGCAGTGACCGCAGAAGAGCAAGCCCCCGAGGAGCTGACCAAGAACACCCTGCGGCTTCGGATCAAGTGCCCCAAGACCGGAGACGAGGACAGGGAAACAGCGGCTCAGGAGGCGGTGTCTCCATCTGGTGATAGTGGTGTGATAGCTGACCAATCCACCGGTGGTGCTGACGGGGAGCTTGCCGGCGATGAGCATGCTAACGCCGAATCTGCATCGGACGTCAAAGAGGCGGTCGACGAGGGTTGTGGTAGCTTCAAACGCAAGCATGCAAACAGGAGGGCGGTGGTCCCAACATGCCCTGAGTGCGGGAAGACCTTCCCCTCCGATAAATCACTGTTTGGCCACCTGAGGTGCCACCCGGAGAGAGACTACAGAGGAGTTAATCCGCCTCCGGGTGCGAGGAAGAAGCCGCAACCCGATGCGTATTCGTCGATCGCGAGAGTGCCGCCCACCACCAAGTGGTCAACCGCGAGAAGAGGGCGGAAAGGGACGGCTGGTGACAGAGATGACGACGCGATTGCCGCTGATACCCTGTTGCTCCTGGCTGATGGAAAGCCGCAGCGTCCGGAGACCACCATCACCACTGAGGTGGAAGACACTGATACGAAACAGATCGCTGGCACTCGTTTTGCTGGCACCGATGGGATCGGTTGGGATCAGAAATCTGATGACATGGACGCCGGCAGCTACGGGAACGAACTGATATCGAGCTCCAAGAGAACAAAGAAGAGGAGGATCAAAGAGCTGGAACTGGTGAACGGGTCCGGCACATCTGCTCGTTTTCGAAGGTACCAGTGCAGTGTATGCTTCAAGACTTTCTCATCTCACCAGGCGTTGGGAGGACACCGAgccagccacaacaagaagaaGAGCAATCCCGAAGAAGCAGCGGCGATCCCTAACGAGAAGGAAGGTTCCAACACGAAGCAAGGCGAGGACTTGATCCATGGAAACGGTGCAGTGATCAAAGCGGAGATGGCAGAACACCGATGCACGAACTGCAACCTGACGTTCCGAAGCGGGCAGGCACTCGGGGGCCACAAGAGACGGCACTTCAATGAGCTGCAGCATCGAGCTCCATCGTCTTCTCCACACTCATCTGAAATCGACAAGGGAGCAAAACGTGGGCTGTTTGACTTCGACCTCAACGAGGTGCCGGAGCCCTAA